The DNA window ctactttaaccacactaactttcagaaattaccaaataaccccccaaacaccaaaatttttacttccttgccctttctaagatctaaaaggtgtcttcaatgttcttcaccacactcaaagtgttcttcgtgttcttcatatattcttcagattctttctctgtttttacccgtttttcaatcTTCTCAGTAaccgatttttaccaaaattcaaaataaattcccagccactaaaaccccatcttttctacatgttttaaacataaattgaaccccaatttaAGCTCTAGGGTTCGTTTTTCCAGCAGCCACAAGAACTCAcattcatagcttgaatttcattaaatttcatcaaatttttaccaaaatttcaacaagaattactcatacaaacaatcaatttcaagcacagccaaaccatatcataatcacacaactcaaacacaatcaatcaagattaaaTTCGTCAAAACCTACCTTGATTTGCTGCTCCAAATCCGGTTACTCTTTGAAGTGTTCCtaaagcactttttcctcctaaaacacatcaagaacaactttaaaactctaaaccatCAACTAAACGAACTTCAGCAGCATCTTAGGAAGGTTATCGTCACCTTAAACGTGCAGGAAATCAAAGATCTTTGGCCTACAAGTCAAGCTAAGCAAGAGatctaaggaagaacatcaagaaaacacttgtttaagcatgtttccttgaaaaccgaattgaagagggagggagacagccatctcaccttatttccatccttgataagttacatggttatatagagaaagaagagaggatcattttggtgaaatcggagtttttgatttgagttttagttcagaagaaatcaagctttaaagattaagtgttcatgaaggtttctctcttttctctcttgttattttcggcCAAAATGATGAAATGAGACATCCTTGGAGTGTcttgggggtgtagggtgagttttgattggttggcttgaaggtggattaaaataatattaaaatatctcaggtgtataaccactaaaactagatgtatcggaacacttgcaaaaacatctctaaaaattgttttctgagctactagcataaatgacactggtaacatatttattgtgagaataaaatatgtatgatgaggccttagcattgctaaagtcataagagagtgctggtgctaagctgcaccagtaaaccgtAAACCCGGTTAAACTGATTTTCCGTTTTTAACTAAAGCTGatcaggtaaccttataatatcatttaagaagcttctaatactcatataatgatgatattatcctattatctctcttctctcatgaatctaGTCCGTTTCATCAAACTGGGACTATTTATGAAAAATCgaatcaaaactcctaatcgatacggttcaaaaactaggttcttcgtgactacgttatcgagcttgcctcaaaTGAGTCATAGCTTAAAGATGGCATaataacaatgaggattgagatactTGATGATATATCAGAGTTTCTCCCCTTAATGATCTTCTGGAGAAATTcgtactttcagaaaagatctcacGTACTCGAAAATCGgggttgttacattctaccctccttaaagaaaattttgtcctcaaaatttcagttacctgagaataaatgcgggTAATCAGCTTTCATTTTATCTTCCTGTTCTCAAGTgtgctcttcttctcctttttgtcCCCAAACTACTTTGACTAAGCAAACAGTTTTGCCTCTTAGCTGCTTTTCACTTCTTTCTACGATTTGAACTGGTGATGCTTGATATGTCAAATTGTTTCGTAACTGTACTGTCTCTTGTTGTAAAATGTGACTCTCGTCGGGAATATATTTCTTAAGTTGCgagacatgaaaaacatcattaAGGTTTGACAGATATGGAGGAAGGGCTACTTGATAAGCTACTAGACTGACTCTTTTAAGGATTTGGAAAGGTCCTATGTATCGATGGTTAAGTTTTTTAGTCTTAAGGACTCTATCTATTCCAGTAGTCGGGGTTACTTTAAGAAAGACATGGTCTCCCTCACTAAACTCTAAGGGTCTACGTCTATTATCGGCATAGCTCTTTTGACGGCTCTGTGCTGTCTGGATCTTCTGGCGAATCCCCTTTATCTTCTCAGTAGTTTCTTTCACTAGGTTTAGGCCTAAGACACTAGCTTCTCCGTCATCATTCCAACATAATGGTGTCTGACATCTCCTTCCGTAGAGAGCTTCATATGGTGCCATCCCGATACTTTGTTGGTAACTATTGTTGTAGACGAACTCGATCAACGGCAAATATTTATCCCAACTGCCTTGGTTATCCATCACACAAGATCTTAGCATGTATTCTAATATATGGATTGTCCACTCTGATTGTCTGTTTGTCTGAGGATGGAATGCTGTACTCATGTGCAATTCTATCCCCAACGCTTTCTGAAAAGCTCCCCAGAATCTGGAAGTAAACCTCGGATCTCGATCTGAAACGATTGACGAAGGCATCCCGTGCAATCGTATGATTTCTTGAATATATATCCGTGCCACCCTTTCTAATGTATAGTCAACTCGAATCGGAAGGAAGTGCGCTGACTTTGTCAACCTGTCCACAATTACCCAAATGGCATCATGTTCTGTTGAGGTCCTTGGCAATCCCGTGACAAAATCCATAGTGATCTGCTCCCATTTCCATTGTGGTATTTCTAAGGGTTGCAGGGTTCCTGACAGTTTCTGGTGTTCTACCTTCACCTTCTGGCAGGTTAAACATTTTGAGACATAGTCAGCTACCTCTTTCTTTAAgcccggccaccagaacatttGTTTCAAATCTTGATACATCTTTGTCACTCCAGGATGCATAGAAAATCTACTTTAATGAGCTTCTGCAAGAATCCTTTGCCGCAAATCTCCAGAGCTAGGCACACAAATTCTGTTCTTGTATATCCAGAGACTGCTACGATCTAGTCTTACAGCTTCTGGTTCCTCTACTTTCATCTGTCTCAGTATCCTCATCATTCTGAGTCCTGTGCTTGTGCTTGCTGAATCCTAATCTTAaaatctggttttatatgcaaCTGCGCCAAACGGACTCCACTTGACGTCTCAGTCATAACCAACTTAAGGTCCTCAAATTCCGCAAGTAGTTTCTCTTCCTTTATCAtcatccaagagatactcaaaTTCTTCCTGCTCAAGGCGTCTGCCACCACGTTCGCTTTTCCTGGGTGATAACTTAACTTAAAATCATAGTCCTTCAGGAACTCCATCCACCATCGCTGTCGCATATTAGGATCCTTCTTGTCAAAGATGTACTTTAAACTTTTGTGGTCAGAGAAAACTTCTAGTTGAGTGCCATACAAATAGTGCCTCCAGATCTTCAGAGCAAACACCACTGCAGCCAATTCCAAGTCATGCATCGGATAATTTcgttcatgaggtctcaactgccgggaagcataagccaccatattTTTGTCTTGCATCAGCACACATCCAAGTCCTTTATGAGAGGCGTCACAGTATAGTTCAAATGGTTTCTGCGGATCGGGTAGTAGTAATACAGGTGCAGTTGTTAGCTTTTCCTTAAGCATCTTGAAAATTTTATCACACTCCGCCGTCCAGATAAATGGAACTTCCTTTCGTGTAAGGTAAGTCAAAGGTAAGGCTATCTGTGAAAATCCTTTGATGAACCTCCAGTAATAGCCAGCAAGTCTGAGAAAACTCCGAACTTCTGTAATGGTCGTAGGTGGTTCCCACTGCACTACTGCTTCAATTTTTGAAGGATCCACTGCAATTCCTCCCTATGATATAACATATCCCAAAAACGTTATCTTCTCTGTCCAGAATTCGCACTTTGATAGTTTAGCAGATAGTTTCAGAGTTCTCAATATCTACAATACAGTCCTTAGATGCTCTTCATGCTCTCTTTCTGTCTTCGAATAGATGAGAATGTCGTCTATGAAAACTACTACGAACTGATCAAGGTACGGACGAAAGATAtgattcatgtaatccatgaaaatcGCAGGAGCATTAGTTAGTCCAAACGACATAACCATATACTCATAGTGACCATATCGAGTTCTAAATGCAGTCTTCGATATATCTGACTCTTTCACTCGAATCTGGTGATAGTCCGATCGCAAATCAATCTCCGAGAACACAGTTGCTCCTTTCAACTGATCCATCAAATCATCTATCCGTGGAAGTGGATACTTGTTCTTGACAGTGACTTTATTTAACTGTCGGTAATCTACGCAAAGTCTCATTTCACCATCCTTTTTCTTTACTAGTAACACCGGAGCTCCCCAAGGTGATGCACTGGGACAAATAAATTTCTTTCTGAGTAGCTCATCCAACTGCTTTTTCAACTCTGCAAGTTCTAATGGTGACATCCGGTACGGTGCTATGGAAATTGGTCCGGTTTTAGGTACTAGTTCAATGCTGAATTCTATCTCTTGCTAAGGAGGAAACTTAGGTATGTCGTCCAGGAAAACATCAGGAAATTCCTTCACCACTCGGATTCATTCTAAGCTTAATTCACTTTCATTCGAGCTAGCCGCTAACAGAACGTACCCCTCACAATCACTCCCGTCTAATGTAACTCTTACAGAATTCAGATATAAGGTATGAAACAAAATCGGTTTAATATCTAAACTATCAAATGGAATAACAGCAGTTCTTTCATAGCAATCAAGGAAAACATGATACTTGGACAACCAATCTAATCCTagaataacttctaaaccacatAGAGGCAAACAGATTAGATCACGTATAAAAGTTCTGTTCCTAATAGTGAACGGTACTTGCAGGCACACTAAACTAGTCAAAACATTTTGGGATGCAGGTGTATGGACAATTAGATCAAAGttcaactcagaaaaatctagTCCCAACTCACGAGCAACagttaaagaaataaaggaatgcGATGCACCCAAGTCATACAGTACAGTTAGAAATTGATTTTTGACATAACACTGACCTTGGATCAGGGCGTTTGATTGCATAGCATCATCAGCAGTCATGGCAAACACATGACCTTGTTGTTGGGTTTGAACTGGATTCCAAACAAACTTTCTTGGGTAGATCCCAGCTGTGTGTCCAGATTCCTCACAAGTAAAACAAGCGTTCATTCCTTATAGTATCCAAATCTAACATAGCCATGGCCATGGAGATCATAACAGCTATGAGGATAGCTGTGCCTCGCAACGATTCGTCGTTCAGAGCTCGATTAAACTATGCCTATTCGCAGTCATTAAGGTCCTATCCGCACCAAACAATCaacattaaggtgatcagtcttaatattTAAAGTAAGGCACGAACATTTTCAAAATGAGCACTCATAGACAGTCATGCCAAATGTATCTTAAAGATACCCTAATAGCATGAGACACACAAGCAAAGTATGCGATGAAGCATAGTTAGTCCACCCCCCAGGCTATAttgggaacgaactgctctgataccaaattgtaacgacccaatttctggtacgtcatgatcatactagaaaatgagcgctaccaacttgtcttcctaattattatctattatttattatatgagtctgattcgttgttaaaagcgtagttattttgcgagatattatttttttttaaaacgttTAGGATTAATGAACACAATCATTCATAACcaattcacaaataataataggtaaaacagttataaacaaccaccCATAAATACATCTCAAGCAATTGATAACTTTCCGTGATCCAGCCTTTATTAGAATATAGACTTTTtgttagaacacccctagatatagctaaatAATATCTNNNNNNNNNNNNNNNNNNNNNNNNNNNNNNNNNNNNNNNNNNNNNNNNNNNNNNNNNNNNNNNNNNNNNNNNNNNNNNNNNNNNNNNNNNNNNNNNNNNNNNNNNNNNNNNNNNNNNNNNNNNNNNNNNNNNNNNNNNNNNNNNNNNNNNNNNNNNNNNNNNNNNNNNNNNNNNNNNNNNNNNNNNNNNNNNNNNNNNNNNNNNggggtaagaactggggagttcttagtagggttggggttattagttaagttcattaaaTCTGTGTGGTTTGGTAGACAAATAACAGAATATAGAGAAGTAGTAAACAGAAGACagataaatagaaaaaatagagaaaatagaaagcagaacacaaacaaaagaatacaaggaaataaaacaaagaaatagCATACAAgcagacaaacataaagaaatagTTCACACACAAGAAGAAAAGCAACAGAGAATGATGCGCAGACAAGAATGATGCACGTCTAGCCCTAgtacaggccatgagctcatgtgtcggttggcTGCCCGCAATCCCGACATTTATCCGGTCAGGAGTAATCCCGATTTCCCGGATACGATTTTCCGTTCCTAAATAAATGCACATATAATATAGCTGCTCATTTGAGACAGCCTCTGCTTACTgcaggaaaatatatatatactctacTCTGCTCTGAGAAGCGGAAAATGGCTGTAGGTAACTTAGTTTCCCTACAGAAACTCTGGGTTGCTTCAAGCAACTAATATATAGATAAATATTGCTCTAGGTTGCATTaagcaactaatatatatatatatatatagctctgggttgcattaagcaactaatatatatattaatatagcTCTGGGTTGCATCaagcaactaatatatatatatatgtatataaatatagcTCTGGGTTGCATCAatcaactaatatatatatctcTTTATTATATTACTCTTCTCTTTATATCTTTTTACTCTGTTATGGTTTCTcttttctctgtatctctttactTTGCTATGGTTACTCTAttctctgtatctctttactctgctctggttACTTCATTCTCTATATCCCTTTACTTTTCTCTAATTATTGTTCTTCTGTACCTATAtttactctttttctctttatctctttactTCACTCTTGTTACTCTGTTCTCTGTGTTTCTCTACTCTACTCTGATTTCTCTgcttaacgtatgtatttaaagcttatgtaaattacGGTATGAATAGTTAACCTGTctcaagtataggttcattaagtctatactgaaacagtttaacttttcatataatacctaaccctagtcgcaactcaaggactaactatgttgccctagtttGTTCACTAATCTCTGTCTGtttctgtcattaaaactttacagacttttctttggtttttattttttctttaacttcttatctttcctttatctttgcctcactatCATATTATTACCACTGATCCCTaggtgttttatgaaggtaattatgagattatGCGCTTAaggttgtctttctaaagcttttacagaaaactgccttttccacattattttattatttttattaaaatattatttttaattaaatattattatttaatattttattattatttattattttattaatatagttTCGAAAATTATCTTACCTttacttttaacctttaaaatttactttttacacccgtaacttttaatatttctactttaaccaccctaactttcagaaattaccaaataacccccaaacaccaaaatttttacTTCCTTTCCCTTTCTAAGATCTAAAAGGTGTCTTCAATGTTCTTcaccacactcaaagtgttcttcgtgttcttcgtatattcttcagattctttctctgtttttacccatttttcagtcttttcagtaaccgatttttaccaaaattcaaaataaattcccagccactaaaaccccatcttttctacatgttttaaacataaattgaaccccaatttaAGCTCTAGGATTCGTTTTTCCAGCAGCCACAAGAACTCAcattcatagcttgaatttcatcaaatttcatcaaattttcaccaaaatttcaacaagaattactcatacaaacaatcaatttcaagcacagccaaaccatatcataatcacacaaatcaaacacaatcaatcaagattaaaTTCGTCAAACCCTACCTTGATTTGCTGCTCCAAATCTGGTTACTCTTTGAAGTGTTCCtaaagcactttttcctcctaaaacacatcaagaacaactttaaaactttaaaccatCAACTAAACGAACTTCAGAAGCATCTTAGGAAGGTTATCCTCACCTTAAACGTGCAGGAAATCAAAGATCTTTGGCCCACAAGTCAAGCTAAGCAAGAGatctaaggaagaacatcaagaaaacacttgtttaagcatgtttccttgaaaaccgaattgaagagggagggagacagccatctcaccttatttccatccttgataagttacatggttatatagagaaagaagagaggatcattttggtgaaatcggagtttttgatttgagttttagttcagaagaaatcaagctttgaagattaagtgttcatgaaggtttctctcttttctctcttgttattttcggcCAAAATGATGAAATGAGAACGCCTTGGAGTGTCTTGGGGGTATAGGGTGAGTTTTGATTGGTTGGCTTgaaggtggattaaaataatattaaaatatctcaggtgtataactactaaaactagatatATCGGAATACTTGCAaaagcatctctaaaaattattttctgagctactagcataaatgacactagtaacatatttattgtgagaataaaacatgtatgatgaggccttagcattgctaaagtcatcagagagtgctggtgctaagctgcactaGTAAACTGTAAACTCGGTTAAACTGATTTTccgtttttaactaaaactgaccAGGTAACTTTATAATATCATTTAAGAAGCTTCTAATACTCATATAATGATGATATTATCCTATTATCTCTCTTATCTCATGAATCTAGTCTGGTTcatcaaactgagactatttatgaaaaatcaaatcaaaactcctaaccgatatggttcaaaaactaggttcttcgtgactacgttatcgagcttgcctcaaaAGAGTCATAGCTTAAAGATTGCATAATAACAATGAGAATTGAGATACTTGATGATATATCAGAGGTTCTCCCCTGAATGATCTTCTGGAGAAATCcgtactttcagaaaagatctcacATACTCGAAAATCGGGGTTGTTACACCCTGGGTGTGCCACTTTGGTTCAAAGGCATGGCACACCAGGGATGCCAACacatggggcgtgccacttgaatagTTGGGCGTGGTGCACCAAGCCAAATTTAGTggctaggcgtggcacgccacttaAACGCCAGCCACACGCCAATTCTGAAGGTCACATTTATTGAGTTTTCTTTTTTCCTctaattgtaattttcttttctcttttgtattttcttaattcTTCTGATAGGAatagtataaatacccccaaGAAGTACTAAAAAGGGGGTTGGATTGGATTGGCATTGCCaagtttagatctagttttactctacacttcatctcttccgtCTAGTTTAGATCTACTTTTCATTGCTTCCAACCCTTACGGCAAACTTCAACCCGCCGTAACTTCTCCGTCTGAGCTCCGATCGTcgcaccgtttgtggccacgtgtCCAACACGTCGAGCTCTACATTTCTATCAgaacaatttcataggtaagCCACTAAATACTCCCAGCCACTCTTTTCCcccatttttcaaattttgagtaggaatgttgaatttctttgatttctaaTGTTTTAGGATtcaattagcttgagaaaaacgttccctcttgcttatgtgaagcttgggtaaggtgaggatatgataattttattttaatttcattgaatttgagctttgactattaaattagatatatatgtgttatgaatgtgtattaggatgaaaataaataattggagccCGAAATTATGAATActggaacttggaggaagcgGATTAGTTGAAGTTTTGAGGACTGTGTTCTTTTAGGAAAATTATCTTGGAATAATACTTgggaatcggctaaggtatggtttaggtttcttgcatttaatacaTAGGccagatgaccataggataagttggattgcatgtatatatttaatacatAGTATCCTGTTGATGAACATGGTTGGTTTGGCGCTTGTTGAGTAACTGGTGCTTTggtgaattattgatttgaggtattttatgttaaaagcctaggatttgtgaactatgattcttagttgaattttggttgttggatttgaatattgtatgagtataattatttatctaaggtagatttattgtggtgattattatgatgatgaggaagggtatgttgaattaaaaagaattcaggtttggacccgaaaagggtagcaaagtccaagttttagaggagatgctgccaaaattttataaaaattacagATTTTGTTTAGATGATTatttgaaaagatttagattcaaaGTTTACAGGGCTTGAAAACTTGATACTATGTTGACCttacgacgtaagtgtgactGTGCACAATATAAATTCCCAGGAATGTTACCCCCATGGAGAAATATTGATTAATTGAgataaagctatgcatagactcttggggatgcacgtcagGGGACAGTCTAA is part of the Arachis duranensis cultivar V14167 chromosome 1, aradu.V14167.gnm2.J7QH, whole genome shotgun sequence genome and encodes:
- the LOC107491674 gene encoding uncharacterized protein LOC107491674: MNACFTCEESGHTAGIYPRKFVWNPVQTQQQGHVFAMTADDAMQSNALIQGQCYVKNQFLTVLYDLGASHSFISLTVARELGLDFSELNFDLIVHTPASQNVLTSLVCLQVPFTIRNRTFIRDLICLPLCGLEVILGLDWLSKYHVFLDCYERTAVIPFDSLDIKPILFHTLYLNSVRVTLDGSDCEGYVLLAASSNESELSLE